The proteins below are encoded in one region of Pseudonocardia sp. DSM 110487:
- a CDS encoding response regulator transcription factor, translating into MTVRVLLVDDQALFREALATLLAVHEGVEVVGEAGDGDEALRKAAELVPDVVLMDLRMPVLDGIGATRRLRVEQPEVRVIALTTFDDDQDVFAALRAGAVGYLLKDVSSARLVEAVHAAARGESVLQPSVAAKVVARFAQLPDTDAEARPQPLVVPLSDRELGVLRLLADGRSNREIAAELFLAEGTVKNHVTNVLAKLGARDRTQAALRARALGLL; encoded by the coding sequence GTGACCGTCCGGGTTCTGCTCGTGGACGACCAGGCCCTCTTCCGGGAGGCCCTCGCAACGCTGCTCGCCGTGCACGAGGGCGTCGAGGTGGTTGGCGAGGCGGGCGACGGTGACGAGGCGCTGCGCAAGGCCGCGGAGCTCGTGCCCGACGTGGTGCTCATGGACCTGCGCATGCCCGTGCTGGACGGCATCGGGGCCACCCGCAGGCTGCGCGTCGAGCAACCGGAGGTCCGGGTCATCGCACTCACCACCTTCGACGACGACCAGGACGTGTTCGCTGCGCTGCGCGCGGGCGCGGTCGGCTACCTGCTCAAGGACGTCTCCTCGGCGCGGCTGGTCGAGGCCGTGCACGCGGCCGCACGCGGGGAGTCGGTGCTACAGCCGTCGGTGGCGGCGAAGGTGGTGGCCCGGTTCGCGCAGCTGCCCGACACGGATGCGGAGGCGCGCCCGCAACCCCTGGTCGTGCCGCTGTCGGACCGCGAGCTGGGCGTGCTCCGCCTGCTGGCCGACGGCCGCAGCAACCGGGAGATCGCCGCGGAGCTGTTCCTCGCAGAGGGCACCGTGAAGAACCACGTGACGAACGTGCTGGCGAAGCTCGGCGCCCGCGACCGCACGCAGGCGGCACTGCGCGCCCGCGCCCTCGGGTTGCTCTGA